From the Hyphomicrobium sp. ghe19 genome, one window contains:
- a CDS encoding cysteine rich repeat-containing protein, translating to MRKVKNSGLRNASLALAGITLIFAVASESFAHSGTQEEQDACTPDVFRYCSAQIPNEERIVACLNRHLAKLSPACRSVMSGGPATRKSREAR from the coding sequence GTGAGAAAAGTGAAGAATTCGGGATTGCGCAACGCATCGCTGGCACTGGCCGGTATCACGCTGATATTCGCGGTTGCGAGCGAGAGCTTCGCCCACAGCGGCACGCAGGAGGAGCAAGATGCATGCACGCCGGACGTGTTCCGCTACTGCTCGGCGCAAATTCCCAACGAAGAGCGCATCGTCGCGTGTTTGAACCGGCATCTTGCGAAGCTCAGCCCCGCTTGCCGCTCGGTGATGTCGGGCGGCCCGGCCACGCGGAAATCGCGTGAGGCACGATGA
- the dxs gene encoding 1-deoxy-D-xylulose-5-phosphate synthase, which translates to MDAVVPRVSKTPLLDQVDTPADLRQLSEQELPQLAAELRAELIDAVSQTGGHLGAGLGVVELTVALHYLFDTPNDRLIWDVSHQSYPHKILTGRRSRMRTLRQPGGLSGFTKRTESDYDPFGAAHSSTSISAGLGMAVARELSGGTNNVVCVIGDGAMSAGMAYEAMNNAGARNERLIVILNDNDMSIAPPTGALSSYLARISSSDSYFYVRDIAKQLAKRLPKSWERRAARVEEYTRSLWQGGAWFEELGLHYVGPIDGHDLNQLLPVLKNVRDAGEGPILVHVVTQKGKGYAPAEASADKYHGVAKFNVVTGVQAKPAASAPSYTRVFADSLIAEAKKDEKIVAITAAMPDGTGLDVFGREFPDRTFDVGIAEQHAVTFAAGLATEGMKPFAAIYSTFLQRGYDQVVHDVALQSLPVRFAIDRAGFVGADGATHAGTFDLAYLGCLPNMVIMAAADEAELKHMVATAASIDDRPSAFRYPRGEGTGVAMPEVGIPLEIGKGRVLREGTTIALLSLGTRLQETLKAADQLAALGLSATVADARFMKPLDTELIRQLAENHDVLVTIEEGSVGGFGSHVLHYLAENGLLDRGLKVRSKVMPDVFVDQDKPEVMYQRAGLSAQGIVETVCDALQMNKAKAVRGRA; encoded by the coding sequence ATGGATGCAGTAGTACCTCGGGTATCCAAAACACCGCTTTTGGACCAGGTGGATACGCCTGCCGATCTTCGGCAACTGTCCGAACAGGAACTTCCGCAGCTCGCTGCGGAACTCCGCGCGGAACTCATTGATGCCGTATCGCAAACGGGCGGCCACCTCGGCGCGGGATTGGGTGTCGTCGAGCTGACGGTCGCGCTGCACTATCTTTTCGATACGCCGAACGATCGCCTGATCTGGGACGTCAGCCACCAATCGTATCCACATAAGATCCTGACCGGCCGTCGCAGCCGGATGAGGACGTTGCGTCAGCCCGGCGGCCTTTCCGGATTCACGAAGCGAACCGAGAGCGACTACGATCCTTTCGGCGCGGCTCACTCATCGACATCCATATCCGCCGGCCTCGGCATGGCTGTGGCGCGCGAATTGTCGGGCGGAACGAACAACGTGGTCTGCGTGATAGGCGACGGCGCCATGAGCGCCGGCATGGCCTACGAAGCGATGAACAACGCGGGCGCCCGCAACGAACGGCTCATCGTCATCCTGAACGACAACGATATGTCGATCGCCCCGCCGACTGGCGCGCTGTCGTCATATCTTGCCCGGATTAGCTCGAGCGACTCGTACTTTTACGTTCGCGATATCGCCAAGCAGCTGGCAAAGAGATTACCCAAAAGCTGGGAACGGCGCGCCGCGCGCGTCGAAGAATATACGCGCAGTCTCTGGCAGGGTGGCGCCTGGTTCGAGGAACTCGGACTTCATTACGTCGGGCCGATCGACGGCCACGATCTGAACCAGCTATTGCCAGTCCTGAAAAATGTTCGCGATGCCGGCGAGGGCCCGATCCTCGTTCACGTCGTGACGCAGAAGGGCAAGGGATACGCGCCCGCCGAAGCATCGGCCGACAAATATCACGGCGTCGCGAAATTCAACGTCGTCACCGGCGTGCAGGCGAAGCCCGCAGCGTCGGCACCGTCCTATACGCGCGTGTTCGCCGATAGCTTGATCGCTGAAGCCAAGAAAGACGAGAAGATCGTCGCCATCACCGCGGCAATGCCGGATGGCACGGGCCTCGACGTATTCGGTCGCGAGTTTCCGGACCGGACGTTCGACGTCGGCATTGCCGAGCAGCATGCTGTAACTTTTGCGGCGGGCCTCGCCACCGAAGGCATGAAGCCGTTTGCCGCTATCTACTCGACGTTTTTGCAGCGTGGCTATGATCAGGTCGTGCATGACGTCGCGCTGCAGAGCTTGCCCGTGAGATTTGCGATCGACCGCGCTGGCTTCGTCGGCGCGGATGGCGCGACCCACGCCGGAACGTTTGATCTGGCCTACCTCGGTTGCTTGCCGAATATGGTCATCATGGCGGCTGCCGATGAGGCCGAGCTGAAGCACATGGTTGCCACCGCTGCTTCGATCGACGATCGCCCGAGCGCATTCCGTTATCCCCGCGGCGAGGGAACGGGCGTCGCCATGCCCGAAGTCGGCATCCCGCTCGAAATAGGCAAGGGCCGCGTTTTACGCGAGGGAACGACGATCGCGCTCCTCTCGTTGGGAACGCGCCTGCAAGAGACCTTGAAAGCAGCCGATCAGCTGGCGGCGCTGGGCCTCTCCGCAACCGTTGCCGACGCGCGCTTCATGAAGCCGCTGGATACCGAACTCATCCGGCAGCTCGCCGAAAATCACGATGTTCTCGTGACGATCGAAGAGGGCTCGGTCGGCGGCTTCGGTAGTCACGTCCTGCATTATCTGGCGGAGAACGGACTGCTCGATCGCGGGCTTAAGGTGCGCTCGAAGGTCATGCCGGATGTCTTCGTGGATCAGGACAAGCCCGAGGTCATGTATCAACGTGCGGGACTGTCGGCCCAAGGCATCGTCGAGACGGTCTGCGATGCGCTTCAAATGAACAAGGCAAAGGCCGTCCGCGGTCGCGCCTAG
- a CDS encoding ABC transporter substrate-binding protein yields MVPARKLRVLGASIAALMTALLATPQFAHAQAADAPEKTINGLNAKLLDTMKQAQALGVQGRYDALAPVLATTYDIGSMSRVAVGRSWETFRPEQQAAVTEAFGRMMIATYAKRFDGFSGETFEIAEITDRAPTDKMVKTRIVQSNGKPVAINYLMRKTGPQWKIVDVYLDGTISELASRRAEFTSILNAGGPDALIASLKKQGDRLLSGS; encoded by the coding sequence ATGGTCCCGGCCAGAAAATTACGTGTTTTGGGGGCGTCGATCGCCGCTTTGATGACGGCGCTTCTCGCCACACCTCAGTTTGCCCACGCGCAAGCCGCCGACGCGCCGGAGAAGACGATCAATGGACTGAACGCCAAGCTTCTCGATACTATGAAGCAGGCGCAGGCCCTTGGCGTGCAGGGCCGCTATGATGCGCTCGCACCGGTTCTGGCCACGACGTACGACATTGGATCGATGTCCCGCGTGGCCGTCGGGCGAAGCTGGGAGACGTTCCGGCCAGAGCAACAGGCCGCCGTTACCGAAGCATTCGGGCGCATGATGATCGCGACCTATGCGAAGCGATTTGACGGTTTTTCGGGCGAAACGTTCGAGATCGCCGAGATCACCGACCGGGCGCCGACCGATAAGATGGTGAAAACCCGGATCGTGCAGAGCAACGGCAAACCGGTGGCGATCAATTACTTGATGCGCAAAACGGGACCGCAGTGGAAGATTGTCGACGTCTATCTCGACGGCACAATCAGCGAGCTCGCTAGCCGGCGTGCGGAGTTCACTTCGATACTCAATGCGGGCGGACCCGATGCCCTCATCGCCTCGCTCAAGAAGCAAGGCGACAGGCTGTTATCCGGAAGCTGA
- a CDS encoding VacJ family lipoprotein: MGEYRDLKVSAILNWVGLILVGVGLSACASTSAPSISAQHLASAEYDSEPKAIADPNEKFNRSVFEANQDFNHDVLYPAAKSYNENVPEEVRDRVDAFTTNLSEPMTFANNILQLRLQAAATTFGRFALNSTLGLGGLFDVAVTQGMTHQSGDFGQTMYVWGYRDSAYLVLPIIGPTNVRDAIGTGVEFAAQIPAGALIPTKAATLASRINLAGSVTSPLSNLSKVEDMQTLEDSSIDFYSMLRSVTDQKRQAELQEALETSALTGTPKPPDPNAIEPVMTLVSSPTMLEKRRMTDVPKMSSASEHGSSIVVVGPPTPIETR, from the coding sequence ATGGGGGAATATCGGGACTTGAAAGTCAGCGCTATCCTGAATTGGGTCGGCTTAATTTTAGTCGGCGTGGGCCTGTCGGCCTGCGCGAGCACGTCTGCGCCTTCAATTTCCGCGCAACATCTGGCATCGGCCGAATACGACTCTGAGCCGAAGGCCATTGCCGACCCCAACGAGAAGTTCAATCGCTCGGTGTTCGAGGCCAACCAGGATTTCAATCACGATGTCCTGTATCCGGCTGCGAAATCCTATAACGAGAACGTGCCTGAGGAAGTCCGCGATCGCGTCGACGCGTTCACGACGAACCTCTCCGAGCCGATGACGTTCGCGAACAACATCTTGCAGCTCCGGCTCCAGGCTGCCGCAACGACATTCGGCCGTTTCGCCCTCAACTCGACGCTGGGCCTCGGCGGACTGTTCGACGTTGCGGTAACGCAAGGCATGACTCACCAGTCCGGTGACTTCGGACAGACGATGTATGTCTGGGGTTACAGGGATAGCGCTTATCTGGTCCTGCCGATCATTGGGCCGACGAACGTTAGAGACGCAATCGGCACCGGCGTCGAATTCGCCGCGCAAATACCGGCCGGCGCTTTGATTCCGACAAAGGCCGCAACGCTTGCCAGCCGCATAAATCTCGCGGGCAGCGTGACCAGCCCGCTCTCGAACTTGAGCAAAGTCGAAGATATGCAGACGCTCGAGGATAGCTCGATCGACTTCTATTCGATGCTGCGCAGCGTTACGGACCAGAAGCGCCAGGCTGAATTGCAGGAAGCGTTGGAAACGAGCGCGCTAACGGGAACGCCCAAGCCGCCGGATCCCAATGCGATCGAGCCTGTTATGACGCTCGTGTCCTCGCCGACGATGCTCGAAAAGAGACGGATGACCGACGTACCGAAAATGTCGAGCGCATCCGAACATGGCAGTTCGATTGTTGTCGTTGGCCCGCCGACGCCAATCGAGACGCGCTAG
- the hpnI gene encoding bacteriohopanetetrol glucosamine biosynthesis glycosyltransferase HpnI: MTSCLWLVCTLVAVIGSVYAILAAFLVTRFACRPKSILGRSENVALIKPLYGAEPGLCANLGSFLQQNYTGEVKILFGVQNAADPAIAVVRNLEERFPGADIELVASSRNAGGNPKISNVLNIFPRAPHDILILSDSDMRVEDTYVRDVVATLQQPEVGLVTCLYRGCAIGGFWSRLAAAAVDQHFLPSVLVGVHFGLAKPCFGSTIAMRRSTLAEIGGFEAFADTLADDYAMGDAVRRKGLKVAIAPFTVGHTFSEDSFAALLAHELRWARTIRLVDPIGYAGSVITHPLPFALAALPLSGFSVIAWMMVFGTLACRLLVPLQVERLPGGGKSSIWLTPLRDLLSFAMFIASYAPGAVSWRGRRYSVGADGTVKPI; this comes from the coding sequence ATGACGTCCTGTCTGTGGCTTGTATGCACTCTCGTTGCCGTTATCGGCAGCGTTTATGCGATATTGGCTGCTTTCTTGGTGACACGATTTGCCTGCCGTCCCAAGTCGATTTTAGGGCGATCGGAAAATGTCGCGCTGATCAAGCCGCTTTACGGCGCTGAACCAGGGCTGTGCGCCAATCTCGGATCGTTCCTTCAGCAGAACTACACGGGCGAAGTTAAAATACTATTCGGTGTTCAGAATGCCGCCGACCCGGCGATAGCCGTTGTGCGCAACCTTGAAGAGCGGTTTCCCGGAGCGGATATCGAACTTGTTGCATCCTCGCGAAATGCTGGCGGCAACCCGAAAATTTCCAACGTCCTCAACATTTTCCCGCGCGCGCCACACGACATTCTGATTCTCAGCGACAGCGATATGCGCGTCGAAGATACCTACGTCCGGGATGTCGTCGCCACATTACAGCAACCGGAAGTTGGGCTCGTCACCTGCCTCTATCGCGGATGCGCGATCGGAGGGTTCTGGTCGCGACTTGCCGCCGCAGCGGTCGACCAGCATTTTCTTCCGAGCGTGCTCGTTGGCGTTCATTTCGGCCTCGCGAAGCCATGTTTCGGTTCGACGATTGCGATGCGCCGGAGCACGCTCGCCGAGATCGGGGGGTTCGAAGCCTTCGCCGACACGTTGGCCGATGACTACGCCATGGGCGACGCCGTCCGTCGAAAGGGCCTGAAAGTCGCGATCGCGCCTTTCACGGTCGGACATACTTTTTCGGAAGACTCATTTGCAGCACTTCTCGCGCATGAGCTTCGATGGGCGCGTACGATAAGGCTCGTCGACCCAATTGGTTATGCCGGTTCCGTCATTACTCATCCGCTGCCGTTCGCGCTGGCAGCGTTGCCTTTGAGTGGCTTCAGCGTCATAGCGTGGATGATGGTTTTTGGGACGCTTGCGTGCCGCCTTTTGGTTCCGTTACAAGTTGAGCGACTGCCTGGCGGGGGGAAGAGTTCGATTTGGCTCACACCTTTGCGCGACCTGTTGAGCTTTGCGATGTTCATCGCAAGCTACGCGCCCGGAGCTGTCAGTTGGAGGGGCCGCCGCTACAGCGTCGGCGCCGATGGGACTGTTAAGCCGATATGA
- the hpnJ gene encoding hopanoid biosynthesis associated radical SAM protein HpnJ yields the protein MRTLFLQAPSFDGFDGGAGSRYQARREIQSFWYPTWLAQPAALVENSKLIDAPPHRTSLQDVLAQVRDYDLAVLHTSTPSFDSDVKVIEAMKATNPNLKVGLIGAKVAVQSNESLVDAPIVDFVARNEFDFTIKDVADGLAWSDIKGLSYRNSQGVIVHNEDRAVMHDMDTLPFVTPVYKRDLVMENYFIGYLKHPYISFYTGRGCKSRCTFCLWPQTVGGHRYRTRSVGHVIEEVRYILKAFPQMKELMFDDDTFTDDLPRAEAIAKELGKLGVTWSCNAKANVPRETLKVLKDNGLRLLLVGYESGNQQILHNIKKGMRVEVAEKFTKDCHELGIKIHGTFILGLPGESKETIEETIKFATRINPHTIQVSLAAPYPGTFLYKQASENGWLDVDNAELINANGIQIAPLHYPGLSHTEIFSSVEDFYRKFYFRVPKIASIVGEMITQPDMMKRRLREGVEFFQFLRERRNAA from the coding sequence ATGCGCACACTATTCTTGCAGGCTCCTTCGTTCGACGGTTTCGACGGCGGAGCCGGATCACGATATCAAGCGCGTCGCGAAATCCAGTCCTTCTGGTACCCGACGTGGCTCGCGCAGCCGGCAGCTCTGGTCGAGAATTCCAAGCTCATCGACGCGCCGCCGCACCGTACCAGCCTGCAGGATGTTCTCGCTCAAGTGCGGGATTACGACCTCGCGGTGCTGCACACCTCGACGCCGTCGTTTGATTCCGACGTCAAAGTCATCGAGGCGATGAAGGCGACCAACCCGAACCTCAAGGTCGGATTGATCGGCGCCAAGGTCGCGGTGCAGTCCAACGAAAGCCTGGTGGATGCGCCGATTGTCGACTTCGTTGCCCGCAACGAGTTCGACTTCACGATCAAGGACGTCGCCGACGGCTTGGCCTGGAGCGACATCAAGGGTCTTTCCTACCGCAACTCGCAGGGCGTCATCGTGCACAACGAAGACCGCGCTGTGATGCACGACATGGACACGCTGCCCTTCGTTACGCCGGTCTACAAGCGCGACCTGGTGATGGAGAATTACTTCATCGGCTATCTGAAGCACCCGTACATCTCGTTCTACACGGGGCGCGGCTGCAAGAGCCGCTGCACATTCTGCCTGTGGCCTCAGACCGTTGGCGGCCATCGCTATCGGACCCGCTCAGTCGGGCACGTCATCGAGGAGGTGCGCTACATCCTCAAGGCGTTCCCGCAGATGAAAGAGCTGATGTTCGACGATGATACCTTCACCGACGACCTGCCGCGCGCGGAAGCAATCGCCAAGGAACTCGGCAAGCTCGGCGTCACGTGGTCGTGCAATGCCAAGGCGAACGTACCGCGCGAGACGCTGAAGGTGCTCAAGGACAACGGCCTGCGCTTGCTGCTCGTCGGCTACGAGAGCGGCAACCAGCAGATCCTGCACAACATCAAGAAGGGCATGCGGGTCGAGGTTGCGGAGAAGTTCACGAAGGACTGCCACGAACTCGGCATCAAGATCCACGGCACCTTCATCCTCGGCCTTCCGGGAGAGTCGAAGGAGACGATCGAGGAGACCATCAAGTTTGCGACGCGGATCAACCCCCACACGATCCAGGTCTCGCTCGCGGCGCCCTATCCGGGCACATTCCTCTACAAGCAGGCGTCTGAGAACGGCTGGCTCGACGTCGACAACGCCGAACTCATCAACGCCAACGGCATCCAGATCGCGCCGCTGCACTATCCAGGTCTGTCGCACACCGAGATCTTCTCTTCGGTCGAGGACTTCTATCGCAAGTTCTACTTCCGGGTGCCGAAGATTGCTTCGATCGTCGGCGAGATGATAACGCAGCCCGACATGATGAAGCGGCGCCTCCGTGAGGGCGTCGAATTCTTCCAGTTCCTGCGTGAACGCCGCAACGCCGCGTAG
- a CDS encoding MMPL family transporter: protein MIERVVSAIVDISVRLRWASILLGLALTAGAIFYVVNHFAITTDTSELISSDLDWRQRERQFDAAFPQHTDTIDIVIDGKTPELTEAAAASLAAALSESKPDPFQIVRRRDGGPFFEKNGLLYLSLPELKETTEGLIKAQPVLGTLAADPTLNGLAKALSFVPLGVKDDRAKWSDFDKPLGALANAIDDLMAGRETAFSWGQLLTGGRPNPSELRRFLEVKPVLDYSDLQPGADATALIRKTAERLELTPENGVRVRLTGSVPMADEEFGTVAEGAAINTAVTIAAVLFILWLALRSGRIIFAVLVSLFAGLAMTGALGLYLVGALNLISVAFAVLFVGIGVDFGIQFSVRYRHERFNKHGLRDALIAAGKNAGKPLALAAAATTAGFYAFLPTDYRGVSELGLIAGSGMIIAFLTSITFLPAMLSVLNPPGEPHDVGYQSLAPVDRFMARHRHVILALTAIGVVAGLPLLTKLEFDFNPINLRSNKVESVSTFNDLMRDPLTAPNTIEILAPNLTDAKALGAKLDKLPEVGHTVTLASFVPDHQDEKLAIIRDAADLLGPTIEPDEIAATPTDAETQATLRDTAKAFEDVSKLPGAPPLATDMAATLRKLADAPPDVRAKVEKALLDGLKLRLTQIRSALKAEPVTLESLPPEIIADWTTADGRARVEVGPKGDGNDNANLRRFASAVLAVAPEATGVPILIQESAKTVVRSFIQAGLLALVSITIILFVALRRVSDVLLTLVPLLLAGVVTLELCVLLKLPLNFANIIALPVLLGVGVAFKIYYVLAWREGETSLLASPLTRAVMFSAMTTAVAFGSLFFSSHPGTSSMGELLALSLVTTLAAAVFFQPILMGPPRNEAKHENEKAPQSAP from the coding sequence ATGATCGAGCGCGTCGTTTCCGCTATCGTCGACATCTCTGTGCGACTGCGCTGGGCCAGCATCTTGCTGGGCCTGGCATTGACGGCAGGCGCCATTTTCTACGTCGTCAACCATTTCGCCATCACAACCGATACGAGCGAGCTGATCTCGTCGGACCTCGATTGGCGGCAGCGCGAGCGTCAATTCGACGCCGCGTTTCCTCAGCACACCGACACCATCGATATAGTCATTGACGGTAAAACTCCGGAGCTGACCGAAGCCGCCGCAGCCAGTCTCGCGGCGGCCTTGAGCGAATCGAAACCCGATCCTTTCCAAATCGTCCGGCGACGTGATGGCGGTCCCTTCTTCGAAAAGAACGGCCTCCTTTATCTGTCGCTGCCGGAGCTCAAGGAGACCACCGAGGGCCTGATCAAAGCGCAGCCCGTGCTCGGCACGCTCGCTGCCGATCCGACGCTCAACGGGTTGGCGAAGGCGCTCTCTTTCGTCCCTCTGGGTGTGAAGGACGACCGCGCCAAGTGGTCGGACTTCGACAAGCCGCTGGGCGCGCTGGCGAACGCCATCGATGACCTCATGGCGGGCCGGGAAACGGCATTCTCCTGGGGTCAACTTTTGACGGGCGGACGCCCGAACCCCTCCGAACTCCGCCGCTTCCTCGAGGTGAAGCCCGTTCTCGATTATTCCGATTTGCAGCCCGGCGCCGACGCAACCGCGTTGATCCGCAAAACCGCGGAGCGCCTGGAATTGACGCCCGAGAACGGCGTGCGGGTTCGGCTGACGGGATCCGTCCCGATGGCGGATGAGGAATTCGGGACCGTTGCCGAAGGCGCAGCCATCAACACGGCCGTCACGATCGCAGCCGTTCTTTTCATTCTTTGGCTGGCGCTCAGATCGGGTCGCATCATCTTCGCCGTGCTCGTCAGCCTCTTCGCCGGACTTGCGATGACGGGTGCGCTGGGTCTCTACCTCGTCGGCGCACTCAACCTTATCTCGGTCGCGTTCGCGGTGCTGTTCGTTGGCATCGGCGTCGATTTCGGCATCCAGTTCTCGGTCAGGTACCGCCACGAGCGTTTCAACAAACATGGCCTCCGCGACGCCTTGATCGCGGCGGGCAAGAACGCCGGGAAGCCTCTCGCGCTCGCAGCCGCAGCGACAACCGCGGGCTTCTACGCATTTCTGCCGACCGATTATCGCGGCGTATCCGAGCTTGGCCTCATTGCCGGCAGCGGCATGATTATCGCGTTCCTGACGAGCATCACTTTCTTGCCGGCGATGCTCTCCGTTCTTAATCCTCCGGGCGAGCCGCACGACGTCGGCTACCAGTCTCTCGCGCCGGTAGATCGCTTCATGGCACGCCACCGTCACGTCATTCTTGCGCTGACGGCGATCGGCGTCGTCGCCGGACTGCCGCTTCTCACCAAGCTGGAGTTCGATTTCAATCCGATCAACTTGCGCAGCAACAAGGTCGAATCGGTCTCGACCTTCAACGATCTGATGCGCGATCCGTTGACCGCTCCGAACACGATCGAAATCCTGGCGCCGAACCTCACCGACGCGAAGGCGCTGGGAGCAAAGCTCGATAAGCTGCCGGAAGTCGGCCACACGGTAACGCTGGCGAGCTTCGTGCCCGACCATCAGGACGAAAAGCTGGCCATCATAAGAGACGCGGCGGACCTGCTCGGTCCGACCATCGAGCCCGACGAGATTGCGGCGACGCCGACGGACGCCGAAACGCAGGCGACGCTCAGAGATACCGCCAAGGCATTTGAGGACGTCAGCAAATTGCCGGGCGCACCGCCGCTGGCCACCGACATGGCTGCGACGCTTCGCAAACTCGCGGACGCGCCGCCCGACGTGCGGGCAAAGGTTGAAAAGGCACTGCTCGACGGCCTCAAACTGCGCCTCACGCAAATTCGTTCAGCGCTCAAGGCTGAGCCGGTAACGCTTGAAAGTCTGCCGCCGGAGATCATTGCCGACTGGACAACGGCCGATGGCCGTGCGCGGGTCGAAGTCGGGCCGAAGGGCGATGGCAACGACAATGCGAACCTTCGCCGCTTTGCGTCAGCCGTGCTCGCCGTTGCGCCCGAAGCAACCGGCGTGCCGATCCTCATCCAGGAATCTGCGAAGACGGTTGTGCGCTCATTCATCCAGGCGGGCTTGCTGGCGCTCGTTTCGATAACGATCATCCTGTTCGTTGCGCTCCGCCGCGTCTCGGACGTGCTGCTGACGCTCGTGCCGCTGTTGCTCGCCGGCGTCGTCACGCTCGAGCTATGCGTGCTGCTCAAGCTGCCTTTGAATTTCGCGAACATCATCGCGCTGCCTGTGCTGCTGGGCGTCGGCGTCGCCTTCAAGATTTATTATGTGCTCGCTTGGCGCGAAGGCGAAACAAGCTTGCTCGCGTCGCCGCTGACGCGCGCGGTCATGTTCAGCGCCATGACGACGGCCGTCGCGTTCGGCAGCTTGTTCTTCTCAAGTCATCCCGGAACGTCGAGCATGGGCGAGCTGCTTGCGCTGTCGCTCGTGACGACGCTTGCGGCGGCCGTTTTCTTCCAGCCGATCCTGATGGGTCCGCCTCGGAACGAGGCCAAGCACGAAAACGAAAAGGCCCCACAAAGCGCGCCATAA
- the ispH gene encoding 4-hydroxy-3-methylbut-2-enyl diphosphate reductase, whose product MKVILAQPRGFCAGVVRAIDIVERSLAQRNGPVYVRHEIVHNRHVVNDLKAKGARFVEDLAEVPNGALTIFSAHGVSRAVEADAKTRRLTVVDATCPLVSKVHKQGQRYSSLGRAVILIGHAGHPEIEGTLGRISGPVYLVESRDDVAKLDIPDDTPVAYITQTTLSVDDTRATIEAVKERFTDVIGPETRDICYATQNRQTAVRDLCRFVEVLLVVGASNSSNSNRLREIGAECGIPSYLVADGGEVDPAWLAGVNLVGVTAGASAPDVLVEDVIAAIGRVSPIEIEILDGVEEKITFRLPPELLEAS is encoded by the coding sequence ATGAAAGTGATTTTGGCGCAGCCCCGGGGTTTTTGCGCAGGCGTGGTTCGAGCAATCGACATCGTCGAACGCTCGCTCGCCCAACGCAACGGGCCGGTGTATGTGCGCCACGAAATCGTTCACAACCGTCATGTCGTCAACGACCTCAAAGCCAAGGGCGCGCGCTTCGTCGAAGATCTGGCGGAAGTGCCCAATGGCGCGCTCACGATTTTCAGCGCTCACGGCGTGTCGCGCGCCGTCGAAGCCGACGCGAAAACGCGCCGCCTCACCGTCGTCGACGCGACATGCCCTCTCGTGTCCAAGGTCCACAAGCAAGGCCAGCGATATTCATCGCTCGGGCGGGCTGTGATCCTGATCGGTCATGCGGGCCACCCGGAGATCGAAGGCACGCTCGGGCGCATTTCCGGGCCCGTTTACCTTGTCGAAAGCCGCGACGACGTGGCGAAACTCGATATTCCGGACGATACGCCCGTTGCCTACATCACTCAGACGACTTTGAGCGTGGATGACACCCGAGCGACGATCGAGGCGGTGAAAGAACGTTTCACCGACGTCATTGGGCCGGAAACACGTGACATCTGCTACGCGACGCAAAACCGGCAAACAGCCGTTCGCGACCTTTGCCGCTTCGTCGAGGTTCTTCTGGTCGTTGGAGCGAGCAATAGCTCGAACTCGAACAGGCTACGGGAAATCGGTGCCGAATGCGGAATACCAAGCTATCTCGTCGCAGACGGTGGCGAGGTCGACCCGGCATGGCTTGCCGGAGTGAACCTAGTTGGCGTAACAGCAGGTGCTTCGGCGCCTGATGTTCTTGTCGAAGACGTTATCGCCGCCATCGGAAGGGTCTCACCGATCGAGATCGAAATCCTCGATGGCGTCGAAGAGAAAATTACATTCCGCCTGCCGCCTGAATTGCTCGAGGCATCATGA